The following DNA comes from Fibrobacter sp. UWR4.
CGAAGCGGAACACGGCGTCTTGACTCGTGCTGTTTCGGGTGACTTGGCGGTGACCCGCGGAACCAAGGCATCGGGAAGCGAATACTTGGGCTACATCAATACCAAGGGTTCTGTAATCCACTTGCCTATGAACATTATGCAGGCGGGTGAATACATTTTGCGTTACCGTTATGCAAATGGCGGTACAGGCACTGCAACCCATAGCGTTACTGTAAACGGCAAGGCCCAGAATGTGAAGTTGCCTTCTACAGGTACCTGGGGCGAATTCCCCGAAAATTCCGTGGTGATGATTCCTGCGACCTTAAAGCGCGGCGGCAACTTCATTGACGTGAGCCCCGTTCCTGATGGCGAGAACTTCGCGGAACTGGACCGTATCGACTTCCTCCGCGTCATTCGCGATACTATTCCCGGCAACGGCTTCGATAACGGTATCCGCGTTCGCCTGAATGAAAAGGACGAGTTGGCCATGAAGGATGGCGGCTATGCCATTTTCGAAAACGTCATTACGGATTCAATCGTTTCTAACAAAGTAAGCGTCCAGGTGAAGAACGCTTCTGGTAAGTTGAGCCTGCGTACAGGTTCCAAGTCTGGTACTGTGGTTTCTGAATGCGACCTGAGCAAGGGTGTTGCTGCCGCTGGTGGCTGGAGTGTGGTGGAATGTTCTCCTCTTGGCGGCGAGAAGAAGTTGGCTGGAATCCAGGATTTCTACCTCACAGCAAGCGGCGTTTCTGGCGAAGTGGCTGTGGGCAATATGATGTTCAAGGCCGAACCTGCACCGGTATCTAGTTCCAGCGAAGCAAAGGTTGAATCCTCCAGCTCCATGAATGAAGTTGTCGAAAGCAGCAGCTCTGCTGGTACGGATGCTATCATGGCTGGTTCTATTGCTAAGGCAGGATTTTCCGTTTCCCGTATGGATGGTGTTTACAGTGTTCGTTTGAATCGTACTGGTGTTCAGAAGATTTACCTGCTGAATTCTATGGGACAGCTGGTGGCAACCCGTAACGTAAACGGTGCTGTGGCCGGTACTGAAATTCGCTTTGAAAATCTGCCTAAGGGAAATTTCGTAGTCCGCGTGAAGTAAAAGGGACTTGGGATGAATATGAAAACTTGTTTGGGGGTTACTGCTTGTGCTATGGTTGGTGTGGTCTCCATTGCACAGGCAGCTAATCCTA
Coding sequences within:
- a CDS encoding family 43 glycosylhydrolase; protein product: MYIIKHNNKDVFMGVANFKSFAFLFGTAMVAQSVCAADWYAKDNLQPGHDPSMVRFEDGYALMTTNNQLSLWTSEDMVSWKAHGKTMTTFPQWIYTYAPTMEDVWAPDIYYMNGEFRVYYCGSVFGKRTSAIGYTASKSIVPGTAGYGWQDRGHVFHTVATDKYNAIDADVVKTTDGEYWMAFGSFGLGIQLIKLDPVSGFQASDNKTVYNIARRVSSASGGAEEGPSLIEHNGQYFLFTAWDKCCQQGTNIEQTTYKTAYGRADKVTGPYLDRAGKDMATGGGTIVLERYGRYVGPGGGEPFQDVNRVRFVHHYYDNAGDKYNHIHIRDIVFTDDNWAEMGQPFFGRYLSAEAEHGVLTRAVSGDLAVTRGTKASGSEYLGYINTKGSVIHLPMNIMQAGEYILRYRYANGGTGTATHSVTVNGKAQNVKLPSTGTWGEFPENSVVMIPATLKRGGNFIDVSPVPDGENFAELDRIDFLRVIRDTIPGNGFDNGIRVRLNEKDELAMKDGGYAIFENVITDSIVSNKVSVQVKNASGKLSLRTGSKSGTVVSECDLSKGVAAAGGWSVVECSPLGGEKKLAGIQDFYLTASGVSGEVAVGNMMFKAEPAPVSSSSEAKVESSSSMNEVVESSSSAGTDAIMAGSIAKAGFSVSRMDGVYSVRLNRTGVQKIYLLNSMGQLVATRNVNGAVAGTEIRFENLPKGNFVVRVK